The Moorella glycerini genomic interval CAGCATCAGGGCCAGGCGTTTCGCCCAGGGCATTACATAGGGCCATAAATTTTCCACTATTATGCTTGCCCCTACACCAACTACAGCGCCGCCAAGCACGTCGAGGGGATAATGGACGCCGACATAAACCCTGGCCAGCATTAACAAAAAACTCAAAGCCATCATACCATAATGTACCTTTTTAGCCCGCATGCTCCAGGTTAGCCCCCAGGCGCCGGCCGCGTGGTCGCTGGGAAAAGAGGCATCCTGGCTGGGAGGAATCAATAGCTTGACCTTATGATGCATAAAAGGACGGGGCCGGTAATAGCAGGCATTGATGAGGACATTAAAGCCCAGCGCCAGGGCGGCTGCTGTCATGGCTCTGAGAACCGTAAGCCGCTCCTCCACCAAATTTTCTCCCCGGCTGCCAAACCATAAGTAAAGTA includes:
- a CDS encoding phosphatase PAP2 family protein, which produces MDWRLFVAINNLAGQWHSIDLVMRYLALYGPFVLLLPLLYLWFGSRGENLVEERLTVLRAMTAAALALGFNVLINACYYRPRPFMHHKVKLLIPPSQDASFPSDHAAGAWGLTWSMRAKKVHYGMMALSFLLMLARVYVGVHYPLDVLGGAVVGVGASIIVENLWPYVMPWAKRLALMLP